A region of Haloplanus sp. XH21 DNA encodes the following proteins:
- a CDS encoding CRISPR-associated protein Cas4: MLTFGSLATAAYCPRQEYYARRDDADEPPPVAQARRDLAFRYPALRSASDATLAAEPIDRPPKAYRAALDRLAEREDWESLIDPAARNVLLDGRECRGIVHKLLAGDPPTPTFASPGRPPDQGVWEPQRVRAVAMAKALAWEREREIPSALIEYPAHGVVRRVDLTTRNKAIYRRTVRTVRSIDGPPPRIDDGAKCDACDYREECGVRTRSLKSLLGL, encoded by the coding sequence GTGCTCACGTTCGGTTCGCTCGCGACGGCCGCTTACTGTCCGCGACAGGAGTACTACGCGCGGAGAGACGACGCCGACGAGCCGCCACCAGTGGCCCAGGCACGCCGTGATCTGGCGTTTCGCTATCCCGCGCTGCGCTCGGCGAGCGACGCCACACTGGCCGCCGAGCCTATCGACCGCCCGCCGAAGGCGTATCGGGCGGCGCTCGACCGTCTCGCCGAACGCGAGGACTGGGAGTCGTTGATCGACCCCGCGGCCCGTAACGTGCTGCTGGACGGGCGAGAGTGTCGCGGTATCGTTCACAAACTACTGGCGGGAGATCCGCCGACGCCGACGTTCGCCTCGCCCGGACGCCCGCCCGACCAGGGAGTGTGGGAACCCCAACGCGTGCGAGCGGTGGCGATGGCGAAAGCGCTGGCGTGGGAGCGCGAACGCGAGATTCCGTCGGCGCTGATCGAATACCCCGCTCACGGCGTCGTCCGCCGCGTCGATCTGACGACGCGCAACAAGGCGATCTATCGGCGGACGGTGCGGACGGTCCGATCGATCGACGGCCCGCCGCCGCGGATCGACGACGGGGCCAAATGCGACGCCTGCGACTACCGCGAGGAGTGTGGGGTGCGAACGCGCTCGCTCAAATCACTCCTCGGCCTGTAG
- a CDS encoding ABC transporter substrate-binding protein yields the protein MPRSTTTRRGVLQAAGAAGVAGLAGCVGGAIGSGDTGGSSQQDVSVILNWKPNATQAGYFVADQNGFYEEEGLSVDLVSGQGGSFAAKQVGLGNQDIGLGTGIALLKARNRDLDIQSFAAAQDSNAVIYTVEEAFGGELTDPSQLAGKRVAVVTESAKTYTYLQMLLSQAGIADDVELVSVGVEQQTSHLLSGNADAAVGIFSDPLGLDAEGYNASMLWLSDYTPSIGRTVFARPDYAAENPEVIEGFLRATARGWAWASNEPADGMDRMIDARESLSKSRDIGLLKLKYTAKNLVLSEAVREQGWGYQRADIWDRVATNLTESDVIDADVAVDDAWSNDRLDTDADYVGDYATRVTTDYDLPV from the coding sequence ATGCCTCGGTCAACCACGACACGGCGCGGCGTATTGCAGGCAGCGGGAGCGGCGGGCGTCGCCGGGCTGGCAGGCTGCGTCGGTGGGGCGATCGGCTCTGGCGATACGGGTGGGTCGTCCCAGCAGGACGTGTCGGTGATCCTGAACTGGAAGCCCAACGCGACGCAGGCGGGCTACTTCGTCGCGGATCAGAACGGATTCTACGAGGAGGAGGGTCTCTCGGTCGACCTTGTGTCCGGACAGGGCGGGAGTTTTGCCGCCAAGCAGGTCGGCCTCGGAAACCAGGACATCGGTCTCGGGACGGGGATCGCACTGCTGAAAGCGCGGAACCGCGACCTCGACATTCAGTCGTTCGCGGCGGCACAGGACTCAAACGCGGTTATCTACACGGTCGAAGAGGCGTTCGGCGGGGAGCTCACGGACCCGTCACAACTCGCGGGCAAGCGGGTGGCGGTCGTCACCGAATCGGCCAAGACGTACACCTACCTGCAGATGCTCCTCTCGCAGGCGGGCATCGCCGACGACGTGGAACTCGTCAGCGTCGGGGTCGAACAGCAGACCTCGCATCTCCTCTCGGGGAACGCGGACGCCGCGGTGGGCATCTTCTCGGACCCGCTCGGCCTCGACGCCGAGGGTTACAACGCGTCGATGCTCTGGCTCTCCGACTACACCCCCTCCATCGGCCGAACGGTGTTCGCCCGCCCCGACTACGCGGCCGAGAACCCGGAGGTCATCGAGGGGTTCCTGCGAGCGACCGCTCGGGGCTGGGCGTGGGCCTCGAACGAGCCGGCCGACGGGATGGATCGGATGATCGACGCGAGAGAGAGCCTATCGAAATCCCGCGACATCGGCCTGCTCAAACTGAAGTACACGGCGAAGAATCTCGTGTTGAGCGAGGCGGTTCGCGAGCAGGGCTGGGGCTATCAGCGCGCGGACATCTGGGATCGGGTGGCAACGAACCTCACCGAGAGCGACGTGATCGACGCCGATGTCGCCGTCGACGACGCCTGGTCGAACGACCGCCTCGACACCGACGCGGACTACGTCGGCGACTACGCGACGCGTGTCACCACCGACTACGACCTCCCAGTCTGA
- a CDS encoding ABC transporter permease: MRTGQIRRAAGDLSRPLTAAAALVVGVALWQAATALTGVRTILLPSPVDVVGALGGHGGALVQHVAYTGYEIGLGWLAGVGVGILSASAMAASRRLRLAVYPLLLSVRIVPLIAIAPLLIVAFGATLRTRVLMAAILTFFPVAVATLDGLLSVPARQLDLMQSVEASTWKRIRHVRLPNAVPSVFAGVKIATPLAVEGVLIAEFLASSRGLGHAVLQAAAALDTALLFAEVVLIIGIGLALFGLVAAAERAVRWNDASGVASGFGSGGGGIETPTPDRLVFGGLALAAIASLWVGGTVLLPTTSAFLPRPTAVAASLWATPGLFLRASVGTLGKLAAGWAVGAGIGGTIGAVIAFAPRARPVAGPFLVGARVTPTIVAAPLLLVWFGISLLSAVALVALATFFPIAVAAASGLTTLPDAHRSLLDSVGAPRWARLIVRLRYGLPTVIAGVKLSLVSGLSGVVIAEWFVANGGLGVLVNQGMRNIQPALTYAGVVCLFALGLVLFGGTTLLQRRLDW, translated from the coding sequence ATGCGAACGGGTCAGATTCGTCGCGCCGCCGGTGACCTCTCTCGGCCGCTCACGGCCGCCGCAGCCCTCGTGGTGGGTGTCGCCCTGTGGCAAGCCGCGACGGCACTCACCGGCGTGCGGACGATTCTCCTTCCGTCACCCGTCGACGTGGTCGGCGCGCTCGGTGGGCACGGCGGCGCGCTCGTCCAGCACGTCGCGTACACGGGCTACGAGATCGGTCTCGGATGGCTCGCCGGCGTCGGCGTCGGCATACTCAGCGCGAGCGCGATGGCCGCCTCACGTCGCCTCCGTCTCGCCGTTTACCCGCTCTTGCTGTCGGTGCGGATCGTTCCGCTCATCGCCATCGCCCCGCTGTTGATCGTCGCCTTCGGCGCGACGCTCCGGACGCGAGTGCTGATGGCCGCGATACTCACCTTCTTCCCGGTCGCCGTGGCGACGCTCGACGGATTGCTGTCGGTGCCGGCTCGCCAACTCGACCTCATGCAGTCCGTCGAGGCGTCGACCTGGAAGCGGATCCGTCACGTCCGGCTCCCGAACGCCGTCCCGAGCGTCTTCGCCGGGGTGAAAATCGCTACCCCGCTCGCCGTCGAGGGCGTGTTGATCGCGGAGTTTCTCGCCTCGTCGCGTGGCCTGGGCCACGCCGTTCTGCAGGCAGCCGCGGCGCTGGATACGGCGCTGCTGTTCGCGGAGGTGGTCCTGATCATCGGGATCGGCCTGGCGCTGTTCGGTCTGGTCGCGGCCGCCGAGCGAGCGGTCCGCTGGAACGACGCCTCGGGGGTCGCGAGCGGGTTCGGAAGCGGCGGTGGCGGGATCGAGACGCCGACGCCGGACCGGCTCGTCTTCGGCGGGCTCGCGCTCGCGGCCATCGCGAGCCTCTGGGTCGGCGGGACCGTCCTGTTGCCGACGACATCGGCGTTTCTCCCCCGTCCGACCGCCGTCGCGGCGTCGCTGTGGGCGACGCCGGGCCTGTTTCTGCGGGCGTCCGTGGGAACCCTGGGAAAACTCGCGGCGGGCTGGGCGGTCGGCGCGGGCATCGGCGGAACGATCGGCGCGGTCATCGCGTTCGCGCCGCGGGCCCGCCCCGTTGCCGGACCCTTCCTCGTGGGCGCGCGCGTGACGCCGACCATCGTCGCCGCGCCGCTCTTGCTCGTCTGGTTCGGCATCTCGTTGTTGTCGGCGGTCGCGCTCGTCGCGCTCGCGACGTTTTTCCCCATCGCGGTGGCGGCGGCGAGCGGTCTCACCACGCTGCCCGACGCCCACCGATCGCTGCTCGATTCGGTGGGGGCACCGCGCTGGGCACGGCTGATCGTCCGTCTCCGATACGGGCTCCCGACCGTGATCGCCGGCGTGAAACTCTCGCTCGTCAGCGGCCTCTCGGGGGTCGTCATCGCCGAGTGGTTCGTCGCCAACGGCGGTCTCGGTGTGCTCGTCAATCAGGGGATGCGGAACATCCAGCCAGCGCTGACCTACGCCGGCGTCGTCTGTCTGTTCGCCCTCGGACTGGTCCTGTTCGGTGGCACGACGCTCCTCCAGCGACGCCTCGACTGGTGA
- a CDS encoding L-threonylcarbamoyladenylate synthase codes for MTLDAAADAVRDGRAVVYPTETVYGLGADATDADAVERVFDLKDRPRDNPLSLGVPSVDAALEYTRPTPREERFMRRFLPGPVTVVVERRSTLPDVLTAGRDRVGVRVPNHELALALLERTPPLTATSANRSGEPSVTHPDQLDERIREGAAVVLDGGETPGTESTVVDPGRGVIHRRGAMADDIEAWLQAEE; via the coding sequence ATGACACTCGATGCAGCAGCCGACGCCGTGCGCGACGGGCGCGCCGTGGTCTATCCCACGGAGACGGTGTACGGCCTCGGTGCCGACGCCACCGACGCCGACGCCGTCGAACGCGTGTTTGATCTGAAGGATCGGCCGCGGGACAACCCGCTGTCGCTCGGCGTTCCCAGCGTCGACGCCGCGCTGGAGTACACCCGCCCGACGCCCCGCGAGGAACGCTTCATGCGGCGCTTTCTCCCCGGGCCGGTGACCGTCGTCGTCGAACGGCGGTCGACGCTCCCCGACGTTCTCACCGCCGGCCGCGACCGCGTGGGCGTGCGCGTCCCCAACCACGAGCTGGCGCTCGCGCTCCTCGAACGCACCCCGCCGCTGACCGCGACGAGCGCCAATCGCTCCGGCGAACCGAGCGTCACTCATCCCGACCAACTCGACGAACGGATCCGCGAAGGGGCCGCCGTCGTCCTCGACGGCGGCGAAACGCCCGGCACCGAGAGCACCGTCGTCGACCCCGGTCGGGGCGTCATCCACCGCCGCGGCGCCATGGCCGACGACATCGAGGCCTGGCTACAGGCCGAGGAGTGA
- a CDS encoding histone deacetylase family protein — protein MQFGYSEACLDHDTGDRHPETADRLRAIRKQLSRRHGVDYVATDPASVDALTSVHDANYVTDVREFCANGGGNWDPDTVASGATWTAARTSVGLAQWVAERALAGDDGRETPFSIGRPPGHHALADDAMGFCFFNNVAVAARTVIDSGDADRVAIFDWDVHHGNGTQEICYDQDDVFYASIHEEGLFPGTGAVEETGTGAGEGTTLNIPLASGAGDDDYLTAVETVIGPAIERFGPDLVLVSAGFDAHRHDPISRMRVSTEGYANLTDQLRETAEAVGAGLGFVLEGGYSLDTLSESIATIHETFDGRVPVDDRGDPTDATQDLLDDVRAIHGL, from the coding sequence ATGCAGTTCGGCTACAGCGAGGCCTGTCTCGACCACGACACCGGCGACCGGCATCCGGAGACGGCAGACCGGTTACGGGCGATCCGAAAACAGTTATCCAGACGCCACGGCGTCGACTACGTCGCGACCGACCCGGCGTCGGTCGACGCGCTGACATCCGTCCACGACGCCAACTACGTGACCGACGTGCGGGAGTTCTGCGCGAACGGCGGCGGCAACTGGGACCCGGACACGGTCGCCTCGGGAGCGACGTGGACGGCCGCTCGCACGAGCGTGGGCCTCGCGCAGTGGGTCGCCGAACGCGCCCTCGCCGGCGACGACGGGCGAGAGACGCCGTTTTCGATCGGTCGGCCGCCAGGCCACCACGCCCTCGCCGACGACGCGATGGGCTTCTGCTTTTTCAATAACGTCGCCGTCGCCGCCCGGACGGTGATCGATTCGGGCGACGCCGACCGCGTCGCCATCTTCGACTGGGACGTCCACCACGGCAACGGCACCCAGGAGATCTGTTACGACCAGGACGACGTGTTCTACGCCTCGATCCACGAAGAGGGCCTGTTCCCGGGGACGGGCGCCGTCGAGGAGACCGGAACGGGGGCCGGCGAAGGAACGACGCTCAACATCCCCCTCGCGTCGGGTGCGGGGGACGACGACTACCTCACTGCCGTCGAGACGGTGATTGGCCCGGCGATCGAGCGGTTCGGTCCCGACCTCGTGCTCGTGAGTGCGGGGTTCGACGCCCACCGTCACGACCCCATCTCGCGGATGCGCGTCTCGACCGAAGGGTACGCCAACCTCACCGACCAGCTCCGCGAGACGGCCGAGGCGGTCGGCGCGGGACTGGGATTCGTTCTCGAAGGTGGCTACAGTCTAGATACGCTCTCCGAGAGCATCGCAACCATCCACGAGACGTTCGACGGGCGCGTGCCCGTCGACGACCGGGGCGACCCGACCGACGCCACGCAGGACCTGCTGGACGACGTGCGGGCGATCCACGGCCTCTAG
- a CDS encoding single-stranded DNA binding protein produces the protein MGVIEDVYEDLDTDVAFEEFEAAVHDKVEQMGGLADEETAAMLIAHELKDEEVSGIADIDPGMGEAKFLARVVGIGELRTFERDSDGDEDDEADEGRVVNVEVADETGQLRISFWDRMAQSVVDGEIEVGDVLRIKGRPQDGYNGVEVSVDQAEIDEDAAVDVQVQDTYHVEDLSLGLSDVNLRGRVLSTDTVRTFDRDDGSEGRVANLTLGDETGRVRVTLWDERADRATELDPETSVEVVDGYVRERDGDLELHVGSRGAVEEIDEEIRYDPETTDIDDLELGETADIAGGVIETDPKRTFDRDDGSEGQVRNVRIKDETGDIRVALWGEKADLDIELADYVAVTDAEIQEGWQDDLEASAGWRSTVTVTDPPADAPGADAGAAASSDSGAGTETETATGNTGLDSFGDGDTDDASGGGGGGTAVAAEAESESVTFTGTVVQAGDPVVLDDGTETRSVDTDANLRLGEEVTVRGHLRDGRIDADEVH, from the coding sequence ATGGGTGTAATCGAGGACGTCTACGAAGACCTCGACACCGACGTGGCGTTCGAGGAGTTCGAGGCTGCCGTCCACGACAAGGTCGAGCAGATGGGGGGGCTCGCCGACGAGGAGACGGCGGCGATGCTCATCGCCCACGAACTCAAAGACGAGGAAGTGAGCGGCATCGCCGACATCGATCCCGGGATGGGCGAGGCGAAGTTCCTCGCAAGAGTGGTCGGCATCGGCGAACTGCGGACGTTCGAGCGCGACAGCGACGGGGACGAAGACGACGAGGCCGACGAGGGCCGCGTCGTCAACGTGGAGGTCGCCGACGAGACGGGACAGCTCCGCATCTCGTTCTGGGACCGGATGGCGCAGTCGGTCGTCGACGGCGAAATAGAAGTGGGTGACGTGCTCCGCATCAAGGGCCGACCACAGGACGGCTACAACGGCGTCGAGGTGAGCGTCGACCAGGCTGAGATCGACGAGGACGCGGCGGTCGACGTGCAGGTACAGGACACCTACCACGTCGAGGACCTCTCGCTCGGCCTGTCGGATGTCAACCTGCGCGGGCGCGTGCTGTCGACGGACACCGTGCGGACGTTCGACCGCGACGACGGCTCCGAAGGTCGGGTCGCCAATCTCACCCTCGGCGACGAGACGGGGCGCGTCCGGGTGACGCTCTGGGACGAGCGGGCCGACCGTGCGACGGAACTCGACCCCGAAACGTCGGTCGAAGTGGTCGACGGCTACGTCCGGGAACGCGACGGCGATCTCGAACTGCACGTTGGCTCTCGCGGCGCCGTCGAGGAGATAGACGAGGAGATACGCTACGACCCCGAGACGACCGATATCGACGACCTCGAACTCGGCGAGACGGCCGACATCGCTGGCGGCGTCATCGAAACCGATCCCAAGCGGACGTTCGACCGCGACGACGGGTCGGAAGGCCAGGTCCGGAACGTCCGGATCAAAGACGAGACGGGGGATATCCGGGTCGCGCTCTGGGGGGAGAAAGCCGACCTCGACATCGAGCTCGCGGACTACGTGGCCGTCACCGACGCCGAGATTCAGGAGGGGTGGCAGGACGACCTGGAGGCCTCGGCTGGCTGGCGGTCGACGGTGACGGTCACCGATCCACCGGCGGACGCGCCAGGGGCCGACGCCGGGGCGGCGGCGAGCAGTGACTCGGGGGCGGGGACGGAGACGGAGACGGCCACCGGGAATACGGGTCTCGATTCCTTCGGTGACGGCGACACCGACGACGCGTCCGGTGGCGGAGGTGGCGGAACCGCCGTCGCGGCCGAGGCAGAGAGCGAGTCCGTCACGTTCACCGGGACCGTCGTCCAGGCCGGCGATCCAGTCGTCCTCGACGACGGGACCGAGACGCGGAGCGTCGACACCGACGCCAACCTCCGTCTCGGCGAGGAGGTGACCGTCCGTGGCCACCTCCGTGACGGGCGGATCGACGCCGACGAAGTCCACTAA
- a CDS encoding histone family protein: MSVELPFAPIDTIIRRNAGDLRVSAGAAEELARRVQRHGANLAIDAAERATEDGRKTLMAADFGVERVVDRESLELPVAPVDRIARLEIGEQYRVSMDARIALADILEDYADNVAAAAATLANHADRRTIQAEDIETYFALFE, translated from the coding sequence ATGAGCGTCGAGTTACCGTTCGCCCCGATAGACACGATCATCCGGCGGAATGCGGGTGACCTCCGGGTGAGTGCGGGCGCGGCGGAGGAACTCGCACGGCGCGTCCAGCGCCACGGGGCGAACCTGGCCATCGACGCGGCCGAACGAGCGACGGAAGACGGACGAAAGACCCTGATGGCGGCCGATTTCGGCGTCGAACGGGTCGTCGACCGGGAGTCGTTGGAACTCCCGGTCGCCCCCGTCGACCGCATCGCACGACTCGAAATCGGCGAGCAGTACCGGGTCTCGATGGATGCGCGCATCGCACTCGCCGATATTCTGGAGGATTACGCGGACAACGTCGCCGCGGCGGCCGCGACACTCGCGAACCATGCCGACAGACGGACCATCCAGGCGGAAGATATCGAGACGTATTTCGCCCTCTTCGAATAG
- a CDS encoding sulfatase codes for MTDTPVSNVLLVTVDSLRADAIEPYGGEYDTPALADLADRSTIFENAFAHGNWTPMSFPSILASRPAFADTGRIGVDGTTTLAERLQEAGVATGGFNAANGFLTEHWGYDDGFDHFEAFVGDTDGRASEFVAAHPTWGAWLQLLTSPFRRAGNFLRGGSDEKPFTDASRMLDIEREATSFIDDTDEPFFLWVHYMDAHTPYVPAPRYLRDLTDRNVGTFRMMVAHVRTGLGWSVGDRTLADLRTLYQAAVRQVDASLERLLTELDDAGVGDDTAVVLAGDHGEEFMDHGHLSHYPKLYDELVHVPLLVHVPGTEPGRVSEHVGLDAIPPTVCELLGVDPADEWTGESLLPTIRGGTAPVTDPVISVAVRGDDVTQQPIPRGLDEGDLLVSARETDWVYIQNTATGTEELYDRRADPTQQSDRSDDGDPSVVAVRDRLRAAVGDHVATLDAVEPGGAAADVDDGIETRLKALGYR; via the coding sequence ATGACAGACACGCCCGTCTCAAACGTCCTCCTCGTCACCGTCGATTCGTTGCGCGCCGACGCCATCGAACCGTACGGCGGCGAGTACGACACCCCGGCGCTCGCGGACCTCGCAGACCGCAGCACGATCTTCGAGAACGCCTTCGCTCACGGCAACTGGACGCCGATGTCCTTCCCGTCGATTCTCGCTTCGCGCCCCGCCTTCGCCGACACCGGCCGCATCGGCGTCGACGGTACGACGACCCTCGCCGAGCGACTGCAGGAAGCGGGCGTCGCCACCGGCGGGTTCAACGCCGCCAACGGCTTCCTCACCGAACACTGGGGGTACGACGACGGCTTCGACCACTTCGAGGCGTTCGTCGGCGACACCGACGGCCGAGCCAGCGAGTTCGTCGCCGCCCATCCGACCTGGGGAGCGTGGCTCCAACTGCTCACCTCGCCGTTCCGACGCGCCGGCAACTTCCTGCGCGGCGGGAGCGACGAGAAACCCTTCACCGACGCCTCGCGGATGCTCGACATCGAGCGCGAGGCCACATCGTTCATCGACGATACCGACGAACCGTTCTTCCTCTGGGTCCACTACATGGACGCCCACACGCCCTACGTCCCCGCGCCGCGCTACCTCCGCGACCTGACGGACCGCAACGTCGGGACGTTCCGCATGATGGTGGCCCACGTCCGAACGGGTCTCGGGTGGTCCGTCGGCGACCGCACCCTCGCGGACCTGCGCACCCTGTATCAGGCCGCAGTGCGCCAGGTCGACGCCAGTCTGGAGCGCCTGCTGACCGAACTCGACGACGCGGGCGTCGGCGACGACACCGCCGTCGTCCTCGCCGGCGACCACGGCGAGGAGTTCATGGACCACGGCCACCTCTCGCATTACCCCAAACTCTACGACGAACTCGTCCACGTCCCGCTGCTGGTCCACGTCCCCGGAACGGAACCGGGCCGCGTGTCCGAACACGTCGGTCTCGATGCGATCCCGCCGACCGTCTGTGAGCTCCTCGGCGTCGATCCCGCCGACGAGTGGACCGGCGAGAGCCTCTTGCCGACGATTCGAGGCGGGACTGCGCCCGTCACCGACCCCGTGATCAGCGTCGCCGTCCGCGGCGACGACGTGACCCAACAGCCCATCCCCCGGGGCCTCGACGAGGGTGACCTGCTGGTGAGCGCCCGGGAGACCGATTGGGTGTACATCCAGAACACGGCGACGGGGACCGAGGAACTCTACGACCGCCGGGCCGACCCCACGCAACAGTCGGACCGATCCGACGACGGCGATCCGTCGGTCGTCGCCGTCCGTGACCGCCTCCGGGCGGCCGTCGGCGACCACGTCGCCACGCTGGACGCCGTCGAGCCCGGGGGGGCTGCGGCGGATGTCGACGACGGCATCGAGACGCGGCTGAAAGCCCTCGGCTATCGCTGA
- the cca gene encoding CCA tRNA nucleotidyltransferase: MSDFESVVSRVARRVTPDATERERLQAAVETLTDRVRDAVDDLPVDARIVQVGSTARGTWLADDRDIDLFVCFPPDLDRDELERYGLAVGRAALPDGREEYAEHPYVTGDIQGFDVDLVPCFDVADATEIQSAVDRTPFHDAYLQERLDPNLARDVRLFKAFLTGIGAYGSDLRTRGFSGYLSELLVLEYGGFKPLIEAAADWTPPIRLDPEGHGTATFADPLVVIDPTDPERNVAAVCAPENVARLQHFARDLLADPRESLFVATDPDPIDADAVCDHLDRRGTTPVAVVFETPDLVADQLYPQLRKSLDGIASELDRRGFDPLRTATFADDEAVLLVELAVGELSAIRRHRGPPVHVSEHATGFYDAYADADVYGPFLDGDRYVVEREREFTTPDALLESDAIFEVALGTHIERALRDEYDLLVGNEVTSLAETFGVALARYFDPSP; this comes from the coding sequence ATGAGCGACTTCGAGTCCGTCGTCTCCCGTGTCGCCCGGCGGGTGACGCCCGACGCCACGGAGCGCGAACGCCTCCAGGCGGCCGTCGAGACGCTGACCGACCGGGTGCGCGACGCGGTCGACGACCTCCCCGTCGACGCGCGAATCGTCCAGGTCGGCTCGACGGCGCGCGGCACCTGGCTCGCCGACGACCGTGATATCGATCTCTTCGTCTGTTTTCCGCCCGACCTCGACCGCGACGAACTGGAACGGTACGGTCTCGCCGTCGGCCGTGCCGCGCTGCCCGACGGACGCGAGGAGTACGCCGAACATCCGTACGTCACCGGCGACATTCAGGGGTTCGATGTCGACCTCGTCCCCTGTTTCGACGTCGCGGACGCGACCGAGATCCAGTCGGCGGTCGACCGCACGCCCTTCCACGACGCCTACCTGCAGGAACGCCTCGACCCCAACCTCGCCCGCGATGTCCGTCTGTTCAAGGCCTTTCTCACCGGGATCGGCGCCTACGGGAGCGACCTCCGGACGCGTGGCTTCTCGGGCTATCTCTCCGAACTCCTCGTGCTCGAATACGGCGGGTTCAAGCCGCTCATCGAGGCCGCGGCCGACTGGACGCCGCCGATCCGACTCGATCCCGAGGGACACGGCACCGCCACGTTCGCCGATCCGCTCGTCGTGATCGATCCCACCGATCCGGAGCGCAACGTCGCTGCCGTCTGCGCCCCGGAAAACGTCGCTCGTCTCCAGCATTTCGCCCGGGACCTACTGGCCGACCCCCGCGAGTCGCTGTTCGTCGCTACGGACCCCGATCCAATCGACGCCGACGCCGTTTGCGACCATCTCGACCGCCGCGGCACGACCCCGGTCGCCGTCGTCTTCGAGACTCCCGATCTGGTCGCGGATCAACTGTATCCACAACTTCGGAAATCGCTCGATGGGATCGCGTCCGAACTCGATCGCCGTGGCTTCGACCCCCTTCGCACCGCCACGTTCGCCGACGACGAGGCCGTCCTGCTCGTCGAACTCGCCGTCGGCGAACTGTCGGCGATCCGTCGGCACCGCGGCCCGCCCGTCCACGTCAGCGAACACGCCACCGGCTTCTACGACGCGTACGCCGACGCCGACGTGTACGGCCCGTTTCTGGACGGGGACCGCTACGTCGTCGAACGCGAGCGGGAGTTCACGACGCCCGACGCGCTGCTCGAAAGCGACGCCATCTTCGAGGTCGCCCTCGGGACTCACATCGAGCGGGCGCTCCGTGACGAGTACGATCTGTTGGTCGGGAACGAGGTAACGTCGCTGGCCGAGACGTTCGGCGTCGCTCTCGCCCGATACTTCGATCCGTCGCCCTAG
- a CDS encoding GtrA family protein, whose protein sequence is MLRRFLRAILVGPEAPQIRRFFLVGTVAAGFQTALLGTLVELGNIQYLLAAVLSIETTIILQYGVNNRWTFHTDRHDGWREYAHGLLRTNLVRGSAIPIQVGVLYALVSAATIPYLVANGIGIVISGVYRYVLDSRWTWQG, encoded by the coding sequence ATGCTCCGGCGCTTCCTGCGGGCGATCCTCGTCGGCCCCGAGGCGCCCCAGATCCGCCGGTTCTTCCTCGTCGGCACCGTCGCTGCCGGGTTCCAGACGGCCCTGCTCGGCACGCTCGTCGAACTGGGCAACATTCAGTATCTCCTCGCCGCCGTGCTCTCCATCGAGACGACGATCATCCTCCAGTACGGCGTCAACAATCGGTGGACGTTCCACACCGACCGGCACGACGGGTGGCGGGAGTACGCTCACGGACTCCTCCGGACGAACCTGGTCCGTGGTTCGGCCATTCCGATCCAGGTCGGCGTCCTTTATGCCCTCGTCTCGGCCGCGACCATCCCCTATCTCGTCGCCAACGGCATCGGCATCGTCATCAGCGGCGTCTACCGGTACGTCCTCGATTCGCGGTGGACGTGGCAGGGCTGA
- a CDS encoding redoxin domain-containing protein, translating into MVDFDVVDLPDADHVAEGEQAPDFTRPLVNAEFWEDVSLSALTADGPVCLVFYPMDGSFPATYIWNELRDRDIGDLLTVVGVSISTPYAHKRLIEEREMAVDLFADPANEVARDYGIAHDLDGMAGLSEPRPAAFLIDEDRTVQYAWVAEEWPDFPPYDDLEREIRALVN; encoded by the coding sequence ATGGTCGACTTCGACGTCGTCGACCTCCCCGACGCCGACCACGTCGCCGAGGGTGAGCAGGCGCCCGATTTCACCCGCCCGCTGGTCAACGCGGAGTTCTGGGAGGACGTCTCACTTTCGGCGCTGACCGCCGACGGCCCCGTCTGTCTCGTCTTCTATCCGATGGATGGCTCGTTCCCGGCGACGTACATCTGGAACGAACTCCGGGACCGCGACATCGGCGACTTACTCACCGTCGTCGGCGTCTCCATCTCGACGCCGTACGCCCACAAACGGCTCATCGAGGAGCGGGAGATGGCCGTCGACCTCTTTGCCGACCCCGCGAACGAGGTCGCCCGTGACTACGGTATCGCGCACGACCTCGACGGCATGGCTGGCCTCTCCGAACCCCGGCCTGCGGCGTTCCTCATCGACGAGGACCGGACGGTCCAGTACGCGTGGGTCGCCGAGGAGTGGCCCGACTTCCCGCCGTACGACGATCTCGAACGCGAGATTCGCGCGCTCGTGAACTGA